A window from Bacteroidota bacterium encodes these proteins:
- the rfbD gene encoding dTDP-4-dehydrorhamnose reductase: protein MAQPKILVTGANGQLGKELKQLAPSYPQLDFIFLSREDLPIHHFEMVRNYFKIHKPSFLINAAAYTAVDRAEQEKDLAMQVNAEAVGVLAAVCKENDCRFIHISTDYVFDGNASTPYKEDTPTNPQSVYGSSKLEGEKQAMQLNPESIILRTSWVYSEFGKNFVRTMMKLMCEKTEVNVVSDQVGSPTYAADLAEVILQITVKWIPGIYHFSNEGIISWYDFAVAIKEITRSNCKVNPIPTSAYPTPAKRPAYSVLDKNKIQQSFGISLKNWKDSLAICIEKIKKA from the coding sequence ATGGCCCAACCAAAAATACTTGTAACCGGAGCCAATGGCCAGTTGGGAAAAGAATTAAAACAATTAGCTCCATCTTATCCACAGCTTGATTTTATTTTTTTATCAAGAGAAGATTTACCTATTCATCATTTTGAAATGGTGAGAAACTATTTCAAAATTCATAAGCCTTCCTTTCTTATCAACGCTGCAGCTTATACTGCAGTGGACCGGGCCGAACAGGAAAAAGATCTGGCCATGCAGGTAAATGCAGAAGCAGTAGGCGTACTGGCAGCAGTGTGTAAAGAAAATGATTGCAGGTTTATTCATATATCAACGGATTATGTTTTTGATGGCAATGCATCCACACCCTATAAAGAAGATACGCCAACTAATCCGCAATCAGTTTATGGTTCATCAAAGCTGGAGGGGGAGAAGCAGGCAATGCAATTGAACCCAGAATCGATCATTCTCCGCACATCATGGGTGTATAGTGAGTTTGGAAAAAACTTTGTAAGAACGATGATGAAGCTCATGTGTGAAAAAACTGAAGTTAATGTTGTAAGTGACCAGGTGGGTTCGCCAACTTATGCAGCAGATCTGGCCGAAGTAATTTTACAAATCACTGTCAAATGGATACCCGGCATTTATCATTTCTCTAACGAAGGAATAATTAGCTGGTATGATTTTGCAGTTGCAATAAAAGAAATAACCCGGAGCAATTGTAAAGTCAATCCGATTCCAACATCAGCTTATCCTACACCAGCAAAAAGACCGGCCTATTCTGTTTTAGATAAAAATAAAATTCAACAGTCATTTGGGATCAGTTTAAAAAACTGGAAAGACAGCCTTGCTATTTGTATTGAAAAAATAAAAAAGGCATGA